The following are encoded in a window of Halorarum salinum genomic DNA:
- a CDS encoding [LysW]-lysine hydrolase, with protein sequence MASAVDDADDAGDALDTEGRQLLYDLVSIPSPSGEEAEAAERLAAFFAEHDREVFVDEVGNVRAPADDSVLLTSHVDTVPGDIPVRVEHDAGDEYSPDGDAVLWGRGSVDATGPLAAMAVAAVETGVSFAGVVGEETDSRGARFLVEDREAPDAVVNGEPSGWDGVTLGYRGFLAGTYVATSESGHTSRPDPNAVEHAMNWWRRVEDSFETEDYEPVFEGVTTKPVRFDGGLSADGLSMEATMDVQFRVPPEMEAADVRERADAELDAGTVHWEEPIPPVMTSPRSEVATAFRGAIRRAGGDPRLLRKTGTADVNLFAAAWDAPMATYGPGDSDLDHAPNERLPLAEFDRAVDVLCAVSERLSDPA encoded by the coding sequence ATGGCGTCCGCCGTCGACGACGCGGACGATGCCGGCGACGCGCTCGACACCGAGGGGCGCCAACTGCTGTACGACCTCGTCTCCATCCCCTCGCCGTCGGGCGAGGAAGCGGAGGCCGCCGAGCGCCTGGCGGCGTTCTTCGCCGAGCACGACCGCGAGGTGTTCGTCGACGAGGTCGGGAACGTCCGCGCGCCCGCCGACGACTCGGTGCTGCTGACCTCCCACGTCGACACGGTACCCGGGGACATTCCCGTCCGCGTGGAGCACGACGCGGGGGACGAGTACTCGCCGGACGGCGACGCCGTGCTCTGGGGGCGCGGCAGCGTCGACGCCACCGGCCCGCTCGCGGCGATGGCCGTCGCGGCCGTCGAGACGGGCGTCTCCTTCGCCGGCGTCGTCGGCGAGGAGACCGACTCCCGGGGCGCCCGGTTCCTCGTGGAGGACCGCGAGGCGCCCGACGCGGTCGTCAACGGCGAGCCGTCCGGCTGGGACGGCGTGACGCTGGGCTACCGGGGCTTTCTCGCCGGCACCTACGTCGCGACGAGCGAGTCGGGTCACACCTCCCGGCCCGACCCCAACGCGGTCGAGCACGCGATGAACTGGTGGCGCCGGGTCGAGGACTCCTTCGAGACGGAGGACTACGAACCCGTGTTCGAGGGGGTGACGACCAAGCCCGTGCGCTTCGACGGCGGGCTCTCGGCCGACGGGCTGTCGATGGAGGCGACGATGGACGTGCAGTTCCGCGTGCCGCCCGAGATGGAGGCCGCGGACGTGCGCGAGCGCGCCGACGCCGAACTCGACGCGGGGACGGTCCACTGGGAGGAGCCCATCCCTCCGGTGATGACCAGCCCGCGGAGCGAGGTGGCGACGGCGTTCCGTGGGGCGATCCGACGAGCGGGGGGCGACCCTCGACTCCTCCGCAAGACCGGCACCGCCGACGTGAACCTGTTCGCCGCGGCCTGGGACGCTCCGATGGCGACCTACGGCCCCGGCGACTCCGACCTGGACCACGCCCCGAACGAACGCCTCCCGCTCGCGGAGTTCGACCGCGCAGTCGACGTGCTGTGCGCGGTGAGCGAGCGCCTCAGCGACCCAGCATGA
- a CDS encoding aspartate aminotransferase family protein, which translates to MSSLDVAEDELGEGFVFSEKPLGIESGEGVHLTGANGTEYLDFGASYACTPLGHCPPAVVDAIREQAAELLYVQGSYPVEARTELYGKLGALAPGDLRKVWLCNSGTEANEAAMKFARSATGREKIVAAKRGFHGRTMGALAMTWKRKYRAAFEPLAGGVEFVDYGDADELADAVDDETAAVFLEPVQGEGGVNPATADYLHAARELTEDAGAALVFDEIQTGLGRTGALWACEHAGVVPDALTTAKGMASGLPTGATLCADWLADEAGDHGSTFSGGPLVAAAANATLDGIVEEDLPGHAEAVGDYLHEELSAAVEEHDLGVREVRGQGLMVGIEVKRGSNRLLRDLALNHEVLALPAGRSVLRLLPPLVVEEAHVDAVVDALTEVL; encoded by the coding sequence GTGAGTTCCCTCGACGTCGCCGAGGACGAACTCGGCGAGGGGTTCGTCTTCTCGGAGAAGCCGCTCGGCATCGAGTCGGGCGAGGGCGTCCACCTCACGGGCGCGAACGGCACGGAGTACCTCGACTTCGGCGCCTCCTACGCCTGCACGCCGCTCGGGCACTGCCCGCCCGCGGTCGTGGATGCGATCCGGGAGCAGGCGGCCGAGTTGCTGTACGTCCAGGGTTCGTACCCCGTCGAGGCCCGCACCGAGTTGTACGGGAAACTGGGCGCGCTCGCGCCCGGCGACCTCCGGAAGGTGTGGCTCTGCAACTCCGGGACGGAGGCGAACGAGGCGGCGATGAAGTTCGCGCGCTCGGCGACCGGCCGGGAGAAGATCGTCGCCGCGAAGCGGGGCTTCCACGGCCGGACGATGGGCGCGCTGGCGATGACCTGGAAGAGGAAGTACCGCGCCGCGTTCGAGCCGCTGGCCGGCGGCGTGGAGTTCGTCGACTACGGCGACGCGGACGAACTCGCCGACGCCGTCGACGACGAGACGGCGGCCGTCTTCCTCGAACCCGTGCAGGGCGAGGGCGGGGTGAACCCCGCGACGGCCGACTACCTGCACGCGGCCCGCGAACTGACCGAGGACGCCGGCGCGGCGCTGGTGTTCGACGAGATCCAGACGGGCCTCGGGCGGACGGGCGCGCTGTGGGCCTGCGAGCACGCCGGGGTGGTCCCCGACGCGCTCACGACCGCGAAGGGGATGGCGTCGGGCCTGCCGACGGGCGCCACGCTGTGTGCCGACTGGCTGGCGGACGAGGCGGGCGACCACGGCTCGACGTTCTCCGGCGGGCCGCTCGTCGCCGCCGCCGCGAACGCGACGCTCGACGGAATCGTCGAGGAGGACCTGCCCGGCCACGCCGAGGCGGTCGGCGACTACCTCCACGAGGAACTGTCGGCCGCCGTCGAGGAGCACGACCTCGGCGTCCGCGAGGTGCGCGGGCAGGGGCTCATGGTCGGCATCGAGGTGAAGCGCGGGTCGAACCGCCTGCTGCGCGACCTCGCGCTGAACCACGAGGTGCTCGCGCTCCCGGCCGGCCGGTCGGTGCTGCGCCTCCTCCCGCCGCTGGTGGTCGAGGAGGCGCACGTCGACGCGGTCGTGGACGCGCTGACGGAGGTGCTGTAG
- a CDS encoding acetylglutamate/acetylaminoadipate kinase — translation MTGTPDLYTDGGTEPPVVVKLGGARAVDPAGAVGDVAHLVANGREVVVVHGGSTEVDDQLEALGREPEYVETPGGVTGRFTDEDAMEVFEMALPGKLNTELVVGLRNAGVDALGLSGVDGGLLAGPRKSAVRVLEDGKRKIKRGDHSGRIDAVDDGLLSGLLADGYTPVLSPPMLGEESDGDVTAVNTDADRAAAAVAGALGGELVVLTDVAGVYEDPDDADTLIGAVDGPADFEDLEAAAEGFMTRKVMAAKEALEGGAAAVYVSDANVRDPIVAALDGAGTRIDRAAVVGSGSDAEGGEDAEGVEQ, via the coding sequence ATGACCGGGACTCCCGACCTCTACACGGACGGAGGAACGGAACCGCCGGTCGTCGTGAAGCTCGGCGGCGCCCGCGCGGTCGACCCCGCGGGCGCGGTCGGCGACGTGGCCCACCTCGTCGCCAACGGCCGGGAGGTCGTCGTCGTCCACGGCGGCTCGACCGAGGTGGACGACCAGCTCGAGGCGCTCGGGCGCGAGCCCGAGTACGTCGAGACGCCCGGCGGCGTCACCGGTCGGTTCACCGACGAGGACGCCATGGAGGTGTTCGAGATGGCGCTGCCCGGCAAGCTCAACACCGAACTCGTCGTCGGCCTCCGGAACGCCGGCGTCGACGCGCTCGGCCTCTCGGGCGTCGACGGCGGCCTCCTGGCCGGCCCCCGCAAGTCGGCGGTCCGCGTTCTGGAGGACGGCAAGAGGAAGATCAAACGCGGCGACCACTCGGGCCGCATCGACGCCGTCGACGACGGGCTCCTTTCGGGGCTGCTCGCCGACGGCTACACGCCGGTGCTCTCGCCGCCGATGCTCGGCGAGGAGAGCGACGGCGACGTCACGGCGGTCAACACCGACGCCGACCGCGCGGCCGCGGCCGTCGCGGGCGCGCTCGGCGGCGAACTGGTCGTCCTGACGGACGTTGCCGGCGTGTACGAGGACCCCGACGACGCCGACACGCTCATCGGCGCCGTGGACGGCCCCGCGGACTTCGAGGACCTCGAGGCCGCGGCGGAGGGGTTCATGACGCGCAAGGTGATGGCCGCGAAGGAGGCGCTCGAGGGCGGTGCCGCGGCGGTGTACGTCTCGGACGCGAACGTCCGCGACCCCATCGTCGCCGCGCTCGACGGCGCCGGCACGCGGATCGACCGCGCCGCCGTGGTCGGATCCGGCAGCGACGCCGAGGGCGGCGAGGACGCCGAGGGGGTGGAGCAGTGA